In one window of Escherichia coli DSM 30083 = JCM 1649 = ATCC 11775 DNA:
- a CDS encoding host specificity protein J, translating to MGKGSSKGHTPREAKDNLKSSQMLSVIDAISEGPVEGPVDGLKSVLLNSTPVLDSEGNTNIFGVTVVFRAGEQEQTPPEGFESSGSETVLGTEVKYDTPITRTITSANIDRLRFTFGVQALVETTSKGDRNPSEVRLLVQIQRNGGWVTEKDITIKGKTTSQYLASVVVDNLPPRPFNIRMRRMTPDSTTDQLQNKTLWSSYTEIIDVKQCYPNTALVGVQVDSEQFGSQQVSRNYHLRGRILQVPSNYNPQTRQYSGIWDGTFKPAYSNNMAWCLWDMLTHPRYGMGKRLGAADVDKWALYVIGQNCDQSVPDGFGGTEPRITCNAYLTTQRKAWDVLSDFCSAMRCMPVWNGQTLTFVQDRPSDKVWTYNRSNVVMPDDGAPFRYSFSALKDRHNAVEVNWIDPDNGWETATELVEDTQAIARYGRNVTKMDAFGCTSRGQAHRAGLWLIKTELLETQTVDFSVGAEGLRHVPGDVIEICDDDYAGISIGGRVLAVNNQTRTLTLDREITLPSSGTTLISLADGQGNPVSVEVQSVTDGVKVKVSRVPDGVAEYSVWGLKLPTLRQRLFRCVSIRENDDGTYAITAVQHVPEKEAIVDNGAHFDGDQSGTVNGVTPPAVQHLTAEVTADSGEYQVLARWDTPKVVKGVSFMLRLTVAADDGSERLVSTARTTETTYRFRQLALGNYRLTVRAVNAWGQQGDPASVSFRIAAPAAPSQIELTPGYFQITATPHLAVYDPTVQFEFWFSEKRIADIRQVETTARYLGTALYWIAASINIKPGHDYYFYIRSVNTVGKSAFVEAVGQPSDDASGYLNFFKGEIGKTHLAQELWTQIDNGQLAPDLAEIRTSITGVSNEITQTVNKKLEDQSAAIQQIQKVQVDTNNNLNSMWAVKLQQMQDGRLYIAGIGAGVENTPDGMQSQVLLAADRIAMINPANGNTKPMFVGQGDQIFMNEVFLKYLTAPTITSGGNPPTFSLTPDGRLSAKNADISGNVNANSGTLNNVTINQNCRILGKLSANQIEGDIVKTVGKAFPRNGSYASGTITVTVYDDQAFDRQIVVPPVLFRGGKHENFNSNNQQSYWYSTCKLQVLKNGQEIFQQPATDVSRVFSSVIDMPAGHGHVTLTFNVSSYGANNWTPTTSISDLLVVVMKKSTAGISIS from the coding sequence ATGGGTAAAGGCAGCAGTAAGGGGCATACCCCGCGCGAAGCGAAGGACAACCTGAAATCATCCCAGATGCTGAGCGTGATAGACGCCATCAGCGAAGGGCCGGTTGAAGGTCCGGTGGATGGATTAAAAAGCGTGCTGCTGAACAGTACGCCGGTGCTGGACAGTGAGGGGAATACCAATATATTCGGCGTCACGGTGGTGTTCCGGGCCGGTGAGCAGGAGCAGACTCCGCCGGAGGGATTTGAATCCTCCGGCTCCGAGACGGTGCTCGGTACAGAAGTGAAATATGACACGCCGATCACCCGGACCATCACGTCGGCAAACATTGACCGTCTGCGTTTTACTTTCGGCGTGCAGGCACTGGTGGAAACCACCTCAAAGGGGGACAGGAATCCATCGGAAGTCCGCCTGCTGGTTCAGATTCAACGTAACGGTGGCTGGGTGACGGAAAAAGACATCACCATTAAGGGCAAAACCACGTCGCAGTATCTGGCCTCGGTGGTGGTGGATAACCTGCCGCCGCGCCCGTTTAATATCCGGATGCGCAGGATGACGCCGGACAGCACCACAGACCAGTTGCAGAACAAAACGCTCTGGTCGTCATACACCGAAATCATCGATGTGAAACAGTGCTACCCGAACACGGCACTGGTCGGCGTACAGGTGGACTCGGAGCAGTTCGGCAGCCAGCAGGTGAGCCGTAATTATCATCTTCGCGGGCGCATTCTGCAGGTGCCGTCGAACTATAACCCGCAGACGCGGCAATACAGCGGTATCTGGGACGGAACGTTTAAGCCAGCATACAGCAACAACATGGCCTGGTGTCTGTGGGATATGCTGACCCATCCGCGCTACGGCATGGGGAAACGTCTTGGTGCGGCAGATGTGGATAAATGGGCGCTGTATGTCATCGGCCAGAATTGCGACCAGTCAGTGCCGGACGGCTTTGGCGGCACGGAGCCGCGCATCACCTGTAATGCGTACCTGACCACACAGCGCAAGGCGTGGGATGTGCTCAGTGATTTTTGCTCGGCGATGCGCTGTATGCCGGTATGGAACGGGCAGACGCTGACATTCGTGCAGGACCGACCGTCGGATAAGGTGTGGACCTATAACCGCAGTAATGTGGTGATGCCGGATGATGGCGCGCCGTTCCGCTACAGCTTCAGCGCCCTGAAAGACCGCCATAATGCCGTTGAGGTGAACTGGATTGACCCGGATAACGGCTGGGAGACGGCGACAGAGCTTGTGGAGGACACGCAGGCCATTGCCCGTTACGGTCGTAACGTCACGAAGATGGATGCCTTTGGCTGTACCAGCCGGGGGCAGGCACACCGCGCCGGGCTGTGGCTGATTAAAACGGAGCTGCTGGAAACGCAGACCGTGGACTTCAGCGTGGGTGCAGAAGGGCTTCGCCATGTACCGGGCGATGTCATTGAAATCTGTGATGATGACTATGCGGGGATCAGCATCGGCGGGCGCGTGCTGGCGGTGAACAACCAGACGCGGACACTGACGCTCGACCGTGAAATCACGCTGCCATCCTCCGGCACCACGCTGATAAGCCTGGCTGACGGACAGGGGAATCCGGTCAGCGTGGAGGTCCAGTCCGTCACCGACGGCGTGAAGGTAAAAGTGAGCCGTGTTCCTGACGGCGTTGCAGAATACAGCGTGTGGGGGCTGAAGTTGCCAACGTTGCGCCAGCGCCTGTTCCGCTGTGTGAGTATCCGTGAGAACGATGACGGCACGTATGCCATCACTGCCGTGCAGCATGTACCGGAAAAAGAGGCCATCGTGGATAACGGGGCGCACTTTGACGGCGACCAGAGCGGCACGGTGAATGGTGTCACGCCGCCAGCGGTGCAGCACCTGACTGCCGAAGTCACCGCAGACAGCGGGGAATATCAGGTGCTGGCGCGCTGGGACACGCCGAAGGTGGTGAAGGGGGTGAGCTTTATGCTTCGCCTGACCGTGGCAGCGGATGACGGCAGTGAGCGGCTGGTCAGCACGGCCCGGACGACGGAAACCACATACCGCTTCAGGCAACTGGCGCTGGGGAACTACAGGCTGACAGTCCGGGCGGTAAATGCGTGGGGGCAGCAGGGCGATCCGGCATCGGTATCGTTCCGGATTGCCGCACCGGCAGCGCCGTCGCAGATTGAGCTGACACCGGGGTATTTTCAGATAACCGCCACGCCGCATCTTGCGGTTTATGATCCGACGGTACAGTTTGAGTTCTGGTTCTCGGAAAAGCGGATTGCGGATATCAGGCAGGTTGAAACCACAGCACGCTATCTTGGCACGGCGCTGTACTGGATAGCCGCCAGTATCAATATCAAACCGGGCCATGATTATTATTTTTACATCCGCAGTGTGAACACCGTTGGCAAATCGGCATTTGTGGAGGCTGTTGGCCAGCCGAGTGATGATGCATCCGGCTATCTGAATTTTTTCAAAGGAGAGATAGGGAAAACCCATCTGGCTCAGGAGTTGTGGACGCAGATTGATAACGGTCAGCTTGCGCCTGACCTGGCTGAAATCAGGACGTCCATTACGGGTGTCAGCAATGAAATCACGCAGACCGTCAATAAGAAACTGGAAGACCAGAGTGCAGCGATCCAGCAGATACAGAAGGTTCAGGTTGATACAAATAATAACCTGAACAGCATGTGGGCTGTGAAGCTGCAGCAGATGCAGGACGGACGCCTTTATATCGCGGGTATTGGTGCCGGTGTTGAGAATACTCCTGACGGTATGCAGAGTCAGGTGCTGCTGGCGGCGGACAGGATTGCGATGATTAATCCTGCGAATGGCAACACAAAGCCGATGTTTGTTGGGCAGGGCGATCAGATATTCATGAACGAAGTGTTCCTGAAATATCTGACGGCTCCCACCATTACCAGCGGTGGCAATCCCCCAACGTTTTCACTGACACCTGATGGTCGACTTTCTGCGAAAAATGCGGATATCAGCGGTAACGTGAACGCGAACTCCGGGACGCTCAACAACGTCACGATTAATCAGAACTGTCGGATTCTGGGAAAACTGTCAGCTAACCAGATTGAAGGTGATATTGTCAAAACGGTGGGAAAAGCCTTTCCGAGAAATGGCAGTTATGCCAGCGGTACAATAACGGTCACTGTGTACGATGACCAGGCTTTTGACCGTCAGATAGTAGTCCCCCCCGTTCTGTTTCGTGGGGGTAAGCATGAAAACTTCAACAGCAACAACCAACAGTCATACTGGTATTCAACCTGTAAGCTGCAGGTACTGAAGAACGGACAGGAAATCTTTCAGCAACCCGCGACGGATGTCAGCAGGGTATTTTCATCAGTCATTGATATGCCTGCCGGACACGGCCATGTCACCCTGACTTTCAATGTTTCTTCATATGGTGCTAATAACTGGACGCCAACGACCAGTATCAGCGACCTTCTTGTTGTTGTGATGAAGAAATCTACAGCCGGTATCAGTATCAGTTGA
- a CDS encoding tail assembly protein → MKTGAEAIRALATQLPVFRQKLSDGWYQVRIAGRDVSTSGLTAQLHETLPDGAVIHIVPRVAGAKSGGVFQIVLGAAAIAGSFFTAGATLAAWGAAIGAGGMTGILFSLGASMVLGGVAQMLAPKARTPRTQTTDNGKQNTYFSSLDNMVAQGNVLPVLYGEMRVGSRVVSQEISTADEGDGGQVVVIGR, encoded by the coding sequence GTGAAAACGGGGGCTGAAGCCATCCGCGCACTGGCCACACAGCTCCCGGTGTTTCGTCAGAAACTGAGCGACGGCTGGTATCAGGTACGGATTGCCGGGCGGGACGTCAGCACGTCCGGGTTAACGGCGCAGTTACATGAGACTCTGCCTGATGGCGCTGTGATTCATATTGTTCCCAGAGTCGCCGGGGCCAAGTCAGGTGGCGTATTCCAGATTGTCCTGGGGGCTGCCGCCATTGCCGGATCATTCTTTACCGCCGGAGCCACCCTTGCAGCATGGGGGGCAGCCATTGGGGCCGGTGGTATGACCGGCATCCTGTTTTCTCTCGGTGCCAGTATGGTGCTCGGTGGTGTGGCGCAGATGCTGGCACCGAAAGCCAGAACTCCCCGTACACAGACAACGGATAACGGCAAACAGAACACCTATTTCTCCTCACTGGATAACATGGTTGCCCAGGGCAATGTTCTGCCGGTTCTGTACGGTGAAATGCGCGTGGGGTCACGCGTGGTTTCTCAGGAGATCAGCACGGCAGACGAAGGGGATGGTGGTCAGGTTGTGGTGATTGGTCGCTGA
- the bluF gene encoding blue light-responsive regulator BluF: MLTTLIYRSHIRGDEPVKKIEEMVSIANRRNMRSDVTGILLFNGSHFFQLLEGPEEQVQMIYRAICQDPRHYNIVELLCDYAPARRFGKAGMELFDLRLHERDDVLQAVFDKGTSKFQLTYDDRALQFFRTFVLATEQSTYFEIPAEDSWLFIADGSDKELDSCTLSSNINDHFAFHPIVDPLSRRIIAFEAIVQKNEDSPSAIAVGQRKDEEIYTADLKSKALAFAMAHALKLGDKMISINLLPMTLVNKPDAVSFLLDEIKANALVPEQIIVEFTESEVISRFDEFAEAVKSLKAAGISVAIDHFGAGFAGLLLLSRFQPDRIKISQELITNVHKSGPRQAIIQAIMKCCTSLEIQVSAMGVATPEEWMWLESAGIEMFQGDLFSKAKLNGIPSVAWPEKK; this comes from the coding sequence ATGCTTACCACCCTTATTTATCGTAGCCATATACGTGGCGACGAACCTGTCAAAAAAATTGAAGAAATGGTTTCGATAGCAAATCGCAGGAACATGCGGTCTGACGTAACAGGGATCTTACTGTTTAATGGTTCTCATTTTTTCCAGCTTCTGGAAGGTCCGGAAGAACAGGTTCAAATGATATATCGGGCCATATGCCAGGATCCACGGCACTATAATATTGTTGAACTGTTGTGCGATTACGCGCCTGCTCGCCGTTTTGGCAAAGCAGGAATGGAATTATTTGATTTACGCCTGCACGAGCGAGATGACGTTTTACAGGCCGTATTCGACAAAGGCACATCAAAATTTCAGCTAACTTATGATGACAGAGCGCTACAATTTTTTCGTACTTTTGTCCTTGCAACTGAACAATCAACCTATTTCGAGATTCCTGCTGAAGACTCCTGGCTTTTTATCGCTGACGGATCTGATAAAGAACTTGATTCTTGTACCCTTTCATCAAATATAAACGACCACTTTGCCTTTCATCCTATTGTCGACCCTTTATCGCGGCGGATAATCGCTTTTGAAGCCATTGTGCAAAAAAATGAAGACAGCCCGTCAGCTATAGCGGTTGGGCAGCGTAAAGACGAGGAAATCTACACAGCGGATCTCAAAAGTAAGGCGCTTGCATTTGCGATGGCACACGCACTTAAGCTCGGTGATAAAATGATTTCAATCAATCTATTACCTATGACCCTGGTTAACAAACCTGACGCAGTCTCTTTTTTACTTGATGAAATAAAGGCCAATGCTCTGGTACCTGAACAAATCATCGTTGAATTTACTGAAAGTGAAGTCATATCTCGGTTTGATGAGTTTGCCGAAGCGGTTAAATCGCTAAAGGCGGCCGGTATCAGTGTAGCAATTGATCATTTTGGCGCAGGTTTTGCTGGTTTGTTACTCCTGTCACGCTTCCAGCCTGACAGAATTAAAATCAGTCAGGAATTGATTACCAATGTTCATAAAAGCGGACCACGGCAGGCAATTATTCAGGCGATCATGAAATGCTGTACATCACTTGAAATTCAAGTCTCTGCTATGGGCGTGGCAACACCAGAAGAGTGGATGTGGCTTGAATCTGCAGGAATTGAGATGTTTCAGGGAGATCTGTTTTCCAAAGCTAAATTGAATGGTATCCCTTCAGTTGCGTGGCCGGAGAAAAAATAA
- the ycgX gene encoding DUF1398 domain-containing protein — protein MDQVVVFQKMFEQVRKEQNFSWFYSELKHHRIAHYIYYLATDNIRIITHDDTVLLLRGTRNLLKVSTTKNPAKIKEAALLHIRGKSTFREYCSTLAGAGVFRWVTDVNHNKRSYYAIDNTLLYIEDVENNKPLI, from the coding sequence ATGGATCAGGTCGTTGTTTTTCAAAAGATGTTTGAGCAAGTGAGAAAAGAGCAAAACTTCTCCTGGTTTTATTCAGAATTAAAACATCACCGTATTGCACATTACATTTATTATCTGGCTACGGATAACATCAGAATTATTACTCACGATGACACGGTTTTGTTATTAAGAGGAACCAGGAACCTGTTAAAAGTTAGTACGACCAAGAACCCAGCTAAAATAAAAGAGGCCGCATTGCTTCATATTCGCGGAAAATCTACATTTCGGGAATACTGTTCAACACTGGCAGGCGCTGGCGTTTTCCGGTGGGTTACTGATGTTAATCATAACAAACGCAGTTACTACGCCATTGATAATACGCTTTTATATATTGAAGATGTAGAAAATAATAAACCATTAATCTAG
- the sitB gene encoding iron/manganese ABC transporter ATP-binding protein SitB, which translates to MMQSAGIVVNDVTVTWRNGHTALRDASFTVPGGSIAALVGVNGSGKSTLFKAIMGFVRLTSGKISVLGIPTRQALQKNLVAYVPQSEEVDWSFPVLVEDVVMMGRYGHMGMLRIAKKRDRQIVTDALERVDMVDFRHRQIGELSGGQKKRVFLARAIAQQGDVILLDEPFTGVDVKTEAKIISLLRELRAEGKTMLVSTHNLGSVTTFCDYTVMVKGTVLASGPTDTTFTAENLELAFSGVLRHVTLNGSEESIITDDERPFVAHRPSAVQREER; encoded by the coding sequence ATGATGCAATCTGCAGGCATTGTCGTTAATGATGTTACTGTCACCTGGCGTAACGGGCACACAGCACTGCGCGATGCATCCTTCACAGTACCAGGCGGATCTATTGCCGCTCTGGTTGGGGTAAACGGTTCCGGAAAATCGACGTTGTTTAAAGCGATTATGGGATTTGTGCGTCTGACCAGCGGGAAGATATCTGTTCTGGGTATTCCCACACGACAGGCGCTACAGAAAAACCTGGTTGCCTACGTCCCTCAGTCAGAAGAGGTTGACTGGTCATTTCCTGTACTGGTGGAAGATGTGGTGATGATGGGCCGCTATGGGCATATGGGTATGTTGCGTATCGCCAAAAAGAGGGATCGTCAGATTGTCACCGATGCGCTGGAACGTGTCGATATGGTGGATTTTCGCCATCGACAAATCGGCGAGCTTTCCGGTGGACAAAAGAAACGCGTCTTTCTGGCGAGAGCGATTGCACAGCAGGGTGATGTGATCCTGCTGGATGAACCTTTTACCGGCGTTGATGTGAAAACCGAAGCGAAAATCATCAGCCTGTTGAGGGAGTTACGCGCGGAAGGCAAAACGATGCTTGTCTCAACGCACAATCTCGGATCCGTCACGACATTTTGCGATTATACGGTCATGGTCAAAGGCACCGTCCTGGCAAGCGGGCCGACAGACACCACTTTTACAGCCGAGAACCTGGAGCTGGCTTTTAGCGGCGTACTGCGCCATGTCACACTTAACGGCTCGGAAGAAAGCATTATTACTGACGATGAACGCCCTTTTGTGGCACATCGACCGTCAGCGGTGCAGAGGGAAGAAAGATGA
- the bluR gene encoding DNA-binding transcriptional repressor BluR: MAYYSIGDVAERCGINPVTLRAWQRRYGLLKPQRSEGGHRLFDEEDIQRIEEIKRWISNGVPVGKVKALLETTSQDTQDDWNRLQEEMMSILRMANPAKLRARIISLGREYPVDQLINHVYLPVRQRLVLDHNTSRIMSSMFDGALIEYAAASLFEMRRKPGKEAILMAWNVEERARLWLEAWRLSLSGWHISVLADPIESPRPELFPTQTLIVWTGMAPTRRQNELLQHWGEQGYKVIFHAP, encoded by the coding sequence GTGGCTTATTACAGCATTGGTGATGTTGCTGAACGTTGCGGGATTAATCCTGTCACTCTCCGGGCCTGGCAACGCCGCTACGGTTTGTTAAAACCACAACGCAGTGAAGGCGGACACCGACTCTTTGATGAAGAAGACATACAACGCATCGAAGAGATTAAGCGTTGGATAAGTAATGGCGTTCCTGTAGGCAAAGTTAAAGCATTACTGGAAACTACCAGCCAGGATACGCAAGATGACTGGAACCGCCTGCAAGAAGAGATGATGTCAATTCTTCGTATGGCTAATCCAGCCAAACTACGCGCGCGAATTATTTCACTGGGTCGAGAGTACCCAGTAGATCAATTGATTAATCATGTTTACCTTCCTGTTCGCCAGCGTCTCGTGCTTGATCACAACACCTCCCGCATTATGAGCAGTATGTTTGACGGCGCATTAATTGAATACGCAGCGGCCTCACTTTTCGAAATGCGCCGTAAGCCCGGTAAAGAGGCCATTCTGATGGCGTGGAATGTTGAAGAGAGAGCACGATTGTGGCTGGAAGCATGGCGTTTATCATTGTCAGGATGGCACATTTCTGTTCTTGCTGATCCCATTGAATCGCCGCGCCCGGAACTGTTCCCAACGCAAACATTGATTGTCTGGACAGGCATGGCACCAACGAGAAGGCAAAACGAACTTTTACAACACTGGGGTGAGCAAGGTTATAAAGTCATCTTTCATGCCCCCTAA
- the sitA gene encoding iron/manganese ABC transporter substrate-binding protein SitA codes for MHSIKKVTMLLGGLALTCSIAFQASATEKFKVITTFTIIADMAKNVAGDAAEVSSITKPGAEIHEYQPTPGDIKRAQGAQLILANGMNLELWFQRFYQHLNGVPEVIVSSGVTPVGITEGPYEGKPNPHAWMSPDNALIYVDNIRDALIKYDPANAQTYQRNADTYKAKITQTLAPLRKQITELPENQRWMVTSEGAFSYLARDLGLKELYLWPINADQQGTPQQVRKVVDIVKKNHIPAVFSESTISDKPARQVARETGAHYGGVLYVDSLSTENGPVPTYIDLLKVTTSTLVQGIKAGKREK; via the coding sequence ATGCACTCGATAAAAAAAGTAACCATGCTCTTGGGGGGCCTCGCACTCACCTGCTCGATCGCATTTCAGGCAAGTGCAACTGAAAAATTCAAGGTCATTACAACATTTACCATCATCGCGGATATGGCCAAAAACGTGGCGGGAGATGCTGCAGAAGTCTCATCCATAACCAAGCCTGGTGCAGAAATTCATGAGTATCAGCCTACCCCTGGCGATATTAAACGTGCGCAGGGGGCACAACTGATTCTCGCCAATGGTATGAATCTGGAATTGTGGTTCCAACGCTTTTACCAGCATCTCAATGGGGTTCCAGAAGTAATTGTCTCTTCGGGTGTGACGCCTGTAGGGATCACCGAAGGACCCTATGAGGGCAAACCTAACCCCCATGCATGGATGTCGCCAGATAATGCTCTGATTTACGTCGATAATATTCGTGATGCGTTGATAAAATACGATCCGGCAAATGCACAAACCTACCAACGCAATGCCGATACTTATAAAGCCAAGATTACCCAAACCCTTGCCCCCCTGCGTAAGCAGATTACGGAACTCCCTGAGAATCAGCGATGGATGGTCACCAGTGAAGGGGCTTTTTCTTATCTCGCACGCGATTTGGGGCTAAAAGAGCTTTATCTGTGGCCGATTAATGCCGATCAACAAGGAACACCGCAGCAGGTACGTAAGGTTGTTGATATAGTTAAGAAAAATCATATCCCGGCAGTCTTTAGCGAGAGTACGATTTCCGATAAACCAGCGCGTCAGGTTGCGCGTGAAACCGGCGCGCACTACGGTGGTGTGCTCTATGTCGATTCCCTGAGCACAGAAAACGGCCCGGTACCTACGTATATCGACCTTCTGAAGGTTACTACCAGTACGCTGGTACAGGGAATTAAAGCCGGAAAAAGGGAGAAATAA
- a CDS encoding C40 family peptidase, translated as MTETESAILAHARRCAPAESCGFVVRAPEGERYFPCVNISGEPEAYFRMAPEDWLQAEMQGEIVALVHSHPGGLPWLSEADRRLQVQSDLPWWLVCRGAIHKFRCVPHLTGRRFEHGVTDCYTLFRDAYHLAGIEMPDFHREDDWWRNGQNLYLDNLEATGLYQVPLSAAQPGDVLLCCFGSSVPNHAAIYCGDGELLHHIPEQLSKRERYTDKWQRRTHSLWRHRAWRASAFTGIYNDLAAASTFV; from the coding sequence ATGACAGAGACAGAATCAGCGATTCTGGCGCATGCCCGGCGATGTGCGCCAGCGGAGTCGTGCGGCTTCGTGGTGAGAGCGCCGGAGGGGGAAAGATATTTTCCCTGCGTGAATATCTCCGGTGAGCCGGAGGCGTATTTCCGGATGGCTCCGGAGGACTGGCTGCAGGCAGAGATGCAGGGTGAGATTGTGGCGCTGGTCCACAGTCATCCCGGTGGTCTGCCCTGGCTGAGTGAGGCCGACCGGCGGCTGCAGGTGCAGAGTGATTTGCCGTGGTGGCTGGTCTGCCGGGGGGCGATTCATAAGTTCCGCTGTGTGCCGCATCTCACCGGGCGGCGCTTTGAGCACGGGGTGACGGACTGTTACACGCTGTTCCGGGACGCTTACCATCTGGCGGGGATTGAGATGCCGGACTTTCATCGTGAGGATGACTGGTGGCGTAACGGCCAGAATCTCTATCTTGATAATCTGGAGGCCACAGGGCTGTATCAGGTGCCGTTGTCAGCGGCGCAGCCGGGCGATGTGCTGCTGTGCTGCTTTGGTTCATCGGTGCCGAATCATGCCGCTATTTACTGTGGTGACGGCGAGCTGCTGCACCATATTCCTGAACAACTGAGTAAACGAGAGAGGTATACCGACAAATGGCAGCGACGCACACACTCCCTCTGGCGTCACCGGGCATGGCGCGCATCTGCCTTTACGGGGATTTACAACGATTTGGCCGCCGCATCGACCTTCGTGTGA
- the sitD gene encoding iron/manganese ABC transporter permease subunit SitD: protein MMALLLEPLQFTFMSHALLISLVVSIPCALLSVFLVLKGWALMGDAMSHAVFPGIVLAWILGLPLATGAFVAGVFCAVATGYLKDNSRIKQDTVMGIVFSGMFAAGLILYIAVKPDVHLDHILFGDMLGITIGDIIQTMIIAGLVTLVISVKWRDFLLFSFDYQQAQVSGLHTRWLHYGLLCMVSLTIVATLKAVGIILSISLLIAPGAIAVLLTQRFHIALLLATGISVIVSMTGVWLSFFIDSAPAPTIVVLFAVLFIMTFAVTSINARKKGNSHTQDLLSPN, encoded by the coding sequence ATGATGGCATTATTACTGGAGCCACTGCAGTTCACCTTTATGAGTCACGCACTGCTGATTTCACTGGTAGTTTCCATACCCTGTGCGCTGCTGTCGGTCTTTCTGGTCCTGAAAGGTTGGGCACTGATGGGTGACGCGATGAGTCATGCGGTTTTTCCTGGAATCGTGCTTGCCTGGATTCTGGGGTTACCTTTGGCTACAGGGGCATTCGTCGCCGGAGTATTCTGCGCGGTGGCGACGGGATACCTGAAAGACAACAGCCGAATCAAGCAAGATACAGTGATGGGGATTGTTTTTTCTGGCATGTTTGCCGCAGGTCTGATCTTGTATATTGCAGTCAAACCAGACGTACATCTTGACCATATTCTTTTCGGCGACATGCTCGGGATAACCATCGGCGATATAATCCAGACGATGATTATTGCCGGGCTGGTTACACTTGTTATTAGCGTAAAATGGCGGGATTTTTTGCTGTTCAGCTTTGATTATCAACAGGCGCAGGTAAGCGGTTTGCATACGAGATGGCTGCATTATGGGCTGCTGTGCATGGTCTCTCTGACCATTGTGGCGACGCTGAAAGCGGTAGGTATCATTCTCTCCATTTCTCTGCTCATTGCGCCTGGCGCCATTGCGGTACTCCTGACACAACGCTTTCATATTGCGCTCCTACTGGCGACTGGCATATCGGTAATAGTGTCAATGACTGGTGTCTGGTTGTCCTTTTTTATCGACAGCGCACCAGCTCCGACGATTGTCGTCTTATTCGCGGTTTTGTTCATCATGACGTTTGCCGTTACCAGCATCAACGCACGCAAAAAGGGAAACTCCCATACACAGGATCTGTTATCACCCAATTAG
- the sitC gene encoding iron/manganese ABC transporter permease subunit SitC — MNALLEPFSYEYMLNAMWVSAMVGGLCAFLSCYLMLKGWSLIGDALSHSIVPGVAGAYMLGLPFSLGAFFSGGLAAGSMLFLNQLTRLKEDAIIGLIFSSFFGLGLFMVSLNPTSVNIQTIVLGNILAIDPADILQLTIIGILSIIVLFFKWKDLMVTFFDENHARAIGLHPGRLKILFFTLLSVSTVAALQTVGAFLVICLVVTPGATAWLLTDRFPRLLMIAVTIGSVTSFLGAWASYFLDGATGGIIVVAQTLLFLLAFVFAPTHGLLANRRRAHKALEDRS, encoded by the coding sequence ATGAACGCGCTACTGGAACCCTTCAGCTATGAATATATGCTCAATGCGATGTGGGTCTCGGCGATGGTCGGCGGTCTCTGCGCTTTCCTGTCATGCTATCTGATGCTAAAAGGCTGGTCGCTGATTGGCGATGCGCTGTCGCACTCTATTGTCCCGGGTGTTGCGGGGGCATATATGCTGGGGCTTCCGTTTTCTCTGGGAGCCTTCTTTTCCGGCGGACTGGCAGCGGGCAGCATGCTGTTTCTTAACCAACTCACTCGCTTAAAAGAAGATGCCATCATCGGCCTGATCTTCTCGTCCTTTTTTGGCCTGGGGCTGTTTATGGTGTCATTGAACCCGACATCCGTGAACATTCAGACCATCGTCCTGGGCAATATTCTGGCAATCGATCCGGCGGATATCCTGCAACTCACTATCATTGGCATTCTCTCGATCATCGTGCTTTTTTTCAAATGGAAAGATCTTATGGTGACCTTTTTCGACGAGAATCACGCCCGTGCTATTGGATTGCATCCGGGCAGATTAAAAATCCTCTTCTTCACCCTGCTGTCGGTTTCGACCGTTGCGGCGCTGCAAACGGTTGGTGCCTTTCTGGTGATCTGTCTGGTGGTGACTCCCGGTGCAACAGCATGGTTGTTAACCGATCGTTTTCCCCGCCTGCTCATGATTGCTGTAACTATTGGCAGTGTGACCAGTTTCCTCGGCGCGTGGGCCAGTTACTTTCTGGACGGCGCGACAGGTGGAATCATCGTGGTGGCGCAGACACTGCTGTTTCTTTTAGCATTTGTCTTTGCGCCCACCCATGGGCTTTTGGCAAATCGTCGGCGTGCGCATAAGGCGCTGGAGGATCGCTCATGA